One stretch of Rhodopirellula islandica DNA includes these proteins:
- a CDS encoding BON domain-containing protein yields MRRKYFGLALAAIATLGPAQAFGGDREIAQQVMQRLKVSRDAGQLKNFNLDMKVNDGVVVFRGTVDGTEQQDLVLAALKDVDGVVNVVNELEVLEAKLYKPKAAAIAAVKPAEAFDFKGALETEVQEVVPGSVAPVAGEEAADSQTRTVAAWEDAGGEAGSDEAITRSVAAALGKAKSVGHLKDFGVDVNAYDGIVEITGEAASASQRKLIAEIARHAPGARGVRDLMTVKAGSNPGLVATPATHRTGGLQPLPPANRQVQARPVSYGQMGGQVGGQVINGEMVVPGSMMTHGAAGMQGAPAPMAQAPMMGQPVPMAPAAPAGAPRYDTPNLPNYAWPGYAAYPNYAALTYPQQYSPSAFPYIGPFYPYPQVPLGWRKVSLEWDDGWWFLDFTDK; encoded by the coding sequence ATGCGACGCAAATATTTTGGACTGGCGCTGGCCGCGATCGCCACGCTGGGGCCTGCTCAGGCCTTTGGCGGTGATCGCGAGATCGCACAACAAGTCATGCAGCGGCTCAAAGTCAGCCGTGATGCAGGTCAACTGAAGAACTTCAACCTTGACATGAAAGTCAATGACGGAGTGGTCGTGTTCCGCGGCACCGTCGATGGCACCGAGCAACAAGACCTGGTCTTGGCGGCTTTGAAGGATGTCGATGGCGTTGTCAATGTTGTCAACGAACTCGAAGTTCTCGAAGCAAAGCTTTACAAGCCCAAGGCCGCTGCGATTGCAGCGGTGAAGCCTGCGGAAGCGTTCGACTTCAAGGGAGCTTTGGAAACCGAAGTTCAAGAAGTGGTTCCTGGTTCGGTGGCACCTGTTGCCGGCGAAGAAGCCGCTGACTCGCAAACCCGCACTGTTGCGGCTTGGGAAGATGCTGGTGGAGAAGCCGGTTCGGACGAAGCGATCACTCGTTCCGTCGCCGCTGCCTTGGGCAAAGCGAAGTCCGTCGGTCACCTGAAAGACTTCGGTGTGGACGTCAACGCTTACGACGGCATCGTGGAGATCACCGGCGAAGCTGCTTCGGCATCCCAGCGAAAACTGATCGCTGAAATCGCCCGTCATGCTCCTGGAGCACGCGGCGTCCGCGATCTGATGACCGTCAAGGCTGGATCAAACCCAGGCTTGGTTGCCACGCCTGCCACGCATCGCACCGGTGGGTTGCAGCCTTTGCCACCTGCCAATCGTCAGGTCCAAGCTCGTCCCGTTTCGTACGGGCAAATGGGCGGCCAAGTGGGCGGACAAGTGATCAATGGCGAAATGGTTGTTCCCGGCAGCATGATGACTCATGGAGCCGCCGGCATGCAGGGAGCACCAGCACCGATGGCTCAGGCACCGATGATGGGACAACCTGTTCCCATGGCGCCTGCCGCACCTGCCGGAGCACCTCGCTACGACACCCCGAACTTGCCGAACTACGCTTGGCCAGGCTACGCAGCCTATCCGAACTACGCCGCACTGACGTACCCACAGCAGTACAGCCCATCGGCGTTCCCCTACATCGGACCTTTCTACCCCTACCCACAAGTTCCTTTGGGATGGCGGAAAGTGTCGCTCGAATGGGATGACGGCTGGTGGTTCTTGGACTTCACTGACAAGTAG
- a CDS encoding RNA polymerase sigma factor, giving the protein MDAANSNRNENATANPASADEVALIEAALSGDASAFESLVIRHQDRLHHAMIHVTGSVHDAEEVTQEAFIRAFIKLDTFQQNSQFFTWLYRVAFNIALSRKRRQKVRLSLDQQREEIGEEVVCGGEAVDANMIRQDDVSLVQVALQQLSDQHRSILVLREMEESSYEEMAEILELSIGTVRSRLNRARKQLRLAIEQLREPESESSGEPGP; this is encoded by the coding sequence GTGGACGCAGCCAACTCGAACCGAAACGAAAACGCCACGGCGAATCCTGCGTCGGCGGACGAAGTGGCGCTGATCGAAGCGGCGTTGTCGGGTGACGCGTCCGCGTTTGAGAGCTTGGTGATCCGTCACCAGGACCGGCTGCATCACGCCATGATCCACGTCACCGGTTCGGTTCACGATGCCGAGGAAGTGACGCAAGAGGCTTTCATTCGGGCGTTCATCAAACTGGACACGTTTCAGCAAAACAGCCAGTTTTTCACGTGGCTGTATCGGGTCGCCTTCAACATCGCGTTGTCGCGAAAGCGGCGTCAGAAGGTTCGTCTGTCGCTGGACCAGCAACGTGAAGAAATCGGCGAAGAAGTCGTTTGTGGGGGCGAGGCCGTGGATGCGAACATGATTCGCCAGGACGACGTTTCGTTGGTGCAAGTGGCTCTGCAGCAACTCAGCGATCAGCACCGCAGCATTCTTGTCTTGCGAGAAATGGAGGAATCTTCTTATGAGGAAATGGCGGAGATTTTGGAGCTGTCCATTGGCACCGTTCGCAGCCGTTTGAACCGGGCTCGCAAACAATTGCGGTTGGCGATTGAACAGCTGCGAGAACCCGAGTCAGAATCTTCGGGCGAACCAGGTCCCTGA